Proteins encoded within one genomic window of Chloroflexota bacterium:
- a CDS encoding aminotransferase class III-fold pyridoxal phosphate-dependent enzyme, with protein MQRDHTKLLAELTAEYQRYSPKSAALNATAKAHMVDGGNHALRLMQPFPPRIVAAQGAYVQDEDGHRILDFWQGHYANILGHNPAIVSSVLADAFESRRGLQTGFTDRLQVETAEILCRQTGAERVRFTTSGALATMYAIMLGGAFTQRNLVMKIGGGWHGGQPWGLKGSHFQNGHGFDSLDSAGLAPGTRDQVLITRFNDPAMLEKQFRQYGDKIAGFIVEPFIGAGGSIPATREYLQTARRLTQQYGAVLIFDEVISGFRFRAGDAGALFGVKPDLATFAKAIGGGMPVAAVAGRADIMNLVGRGSSRPVAFSGGTYSGHPAAMLAAKTFMTYLVEHEAEIYPRLAALGQKTRQTIVSAFTEEGIYAYCTGKPNDAITGISLAMLFFPYQAGRQLERPDDTRDPDVCDLVLSEKVLPIAMLLENVHVVHGLGAVSTAHTEADIDRLGEVCRRVARRFRS; from the coding sequence ATGCAAAGAGACCACACTAAACTGCTCGCTGAATTGACAGCGGAATATCAACGCTATTCGCCAAAATCCGCCGCACTGAATGCGACAGCCAAAGCGCACATGGTGGATGGCGGCAACCATGCGCTGCGGCTCATGCAACCGTTTCCGCCGCGCATCGTCGCCGCCCAGGGCGCGTACGTCCAAGACGAGGATGGGCACCGCATTCTCGATTTTTGGCAAGGGCATTACGCCAACATCCTGGGTCACAACCCGGCGATCGTTTCTTCCGTTTTGGCAGATGCCTTTGAATCGCGCCGGGGTCTCCAAACCGGCTTTACCGACCGGCTGCAAGTTGAAACAGCAGAGATTCTCTGCCGGCAAACCGGCGCGGAGCGCGTTCGTTTTACAACGAGCGGCGCGCTGGCGACGATGTACGCGATCATGCTCGGCGGCGCGTTTACCCAGCGTAATCTCGTAATGAAAATCGGCGGCGGGTGGCACGGCGGGCAACCTTGGGGACTCAAGGGATCGCATTTTCAAAATGGTCACGGCTTTGACTCCTTGGACAGCGCCGGGCTTGCCCCAGGCACGCGCGATCAAGTTCTCATTACGCGTTTCAACGATCCGGCGATGCTCGAAAAACAGTTTCGTCAGTACGGCGATAAGATCGCCGGTTTCATCGTCGAGCCATTCATCGGCGCGGGCGGCTCGATCCCGGCGACACGCGAATATCTTCAGACCGCGCGACGATTGACGCAGCAATACGGCGCGGTGCTGATTTTCGACGAGGTCATCTCCGGCTTTCGCTTTCGCGCGGGCGATGCCGGCGCGCTGTTTGGCGTCAAGCCCGACTTGGCAACCTTCGCCAAAGCGATTGGTGGCGGAATGCCGGTTGCCGCCGTCGCCGGGCGCGCCGACATCATGAACTTGGTGGGGCGTGGAAGCAGCCGCCCGGTCGCGTTTTCGGGTGGCACGTACTCGGGTCATCCCGCCGCGATGTTAGCGGCGAAAACGTTCATGACGTACCTCGTCGAGCATGAAGCGGAGATTTATCCGCGCCTTGCGGCGCTGGGTCAAAAAACCCGGCAGACGATTGTATCGGCGTTCACGGAAGAGGGCATTTACGCGTACTGCACCGGCAAACCCAACGATGCCATCACCGGCATTTCGTTGGCGATGCTTTTCTTCCCGTATCAAGCCGGGCGTCAACTGGAACGACCGGACGATACGCGCGACCCCGACGTGTGCGATCTCGTCCTCAGCGAAAAAGTCTTGCCGATCGCGATGCTCCTGGAAAATGTACATGTAGTTCATGGCTTGGGCGCAGTCAGCACCGCCCACACGGAAGCCGACATTGACCGGCTCGGCGAGGTTTGCCGCCGCGTTGCGCGACGTTTCAGATCATAA
- a CDS encoding DEAD/DEAH box helicase, protein MVAGFDQLLCLPWLHDVELLEHQLRTARTVLRRLRGRALLCDEVGLGKTIEAGIILEELVVRGLARRVLILTPPSLVEQWQGEMRRKFGLDFIVHDDPGFREQGANAWSAHDRIIASYHTAKREPHRAALLKQDWDLVIVDEVHHFRNRQTLLWQMASELRRKYILLLTATPVQNDLEELFNLVTLLQPGLLSTARSFQKQFVDRRDKLMPRNVDELHRLLAEVMVRNRRSTVGLALTRRIAKTHFVTLNDQERALYDDVSRFVRQRLNIPSDSKSLRDGSQPKRALSRMSLITLQKELGSASQAAAPTLARIADDERLPAPERATLAQFADTARALTANSKADRLLALLQDFPDKMVVFTQFRATQEWLHKRLREAGQSVVVFHGGMLRLEKEESIRQFQKDARILLSTDAGSEGRNLQFCNAVCNFDLPWNPMKIEQRVGRLSRIGQTRDVFVFNLAAADTLEAAVLHLLEAKIAMFELVIGEIDMILGNLDEEKEFEEVVTDLWVQSRDDSDFRSALDRLGDQLLSAKENYLRQRAQEERLFGEKFTPE, encoded by the coding sequence ATGGTCGCCGGGTTCGATCAACTCTTGTGCCTGCCGTGGCTGCACGATGTCGAACTGCTCGAACATCAACTTCGCACTGCACGCACCGTGTTGCGCCGTCTGCGCGGGCGCGCGCTCTTGTGCGACGAAGTCGGCTTGGGCAAGACGATTGAAGCCGGCATCATCCTCGAAGAACTCGTCGTGCGCGGACTCGCGCGCCGCGTATTGATCCTCACGCCGCCGTCGCTCGTCGAGCAGTGGCAAGGCGAGATGCGCCGCAAGTTCGGTTTGGATTTCATCGTCCACGACGACCCAGGTTTCCGCGAGCAAGGCGCAAACGCCTGGTCAGCGCACGACCGCATCATCGCATCGTACCACACTGCGAAACGCGAGCCGCATCGCGCGGCGCTCCTCAAGCAGGACTGGGATTTGGTGATCGTGGACGAGGTGCATCACTTTCGCAATCGCCAGACGTTGTTGTGGCAGATGGCATCCGAACTGCGTCGCAAGTACATTTTGTTGTTGACCGCGACGCCCGTGCAAAACGATCTCGAAGAATTGTTCAACCTCGTCACGCTTCTGCAACCGGGGTTGCTCAGCACCGCGCGTTCATTTCAAAAACAATTTGTGGATCGCCGCGACAAACTGATGCCGCGCAATGTAGACGAATTGCATCGCCTCCTCGCCGAAGTGATGGTACGCAATCGCCGCTCGACGGTTGGGCTGGCGCTGACGCGGCGGATTGCGAAAACCCATTTCGTCACGCTGAACGACCAGGAACGCGCACTGTACGATGACGTTTCGCGTTTTGTGCGCCAGCGTTTGAATATTCCCAGTGATTCCAAATCCCTGCGGGACGGTTCCCAGCCAAAACGCGCGTTATCGCGCATGTCGCTCATCACCTTGCAAAAAGAATTGGGCAGCGCGAGCCAAGCCGCCGCGCCAACGCTCGCCCGCATCGCGGACGACGAACGCTTGCCCGCCCCCGAACGCGCGACCCTCGCGCAATTTGCGGACACCGCGCGCGCACTGACCGCGAACAGCAAAGCCGACCGCTTACTTGCCTTGCTCCAGGATTTTCCCGATAAGATGGTCGTCTTTACGCAATTTCGCGCGACCCAGGAATGGCTGCACAAGCGTTTGCGCGAGGCGGGGCAATCGGTCGTCGTGTTTCACGGTGGGATGTTGCGCTTGGAAAAAGAGGAATCAATCCGGCAATTTCAAAAGGACGCACGCATCTTGCTCAGCACGGACGCGGGCAGCGAAGGACGCAATCTGCAATTCTGCAATGCGGTGTGCAATTTCGATTTGCCCTGGAATCCGATGAAGATCGAACAACGCGTCGGACGCTTGAGCCGCATCGGGCAGACGCGCGATGTGTTCGTGTTCAACCTTGCCGCAGCGGACACGCTCGAAGCCGCGGTGTTACATCTGCTCGAAGCGAAAATCGCCATGTTCGAACTCGTCATCGGCGAGATTGATATGATCCTGGGAAACCTGGATGAGGAAAAAGAATTCGAAGAAGTCGTGACCGATTTGTGGGTGCAGTCGCGTGACGATTCCGATTTTCGCTCCGCGCTCGACCGCTTGGGCGATCAACTGTTGTCGGCGAAAGAAAATTACTTGCGCCAGCGCGCACAAGAAGAGCGGCTGTTTGGAGAAAAGTTTACGCCGGAGTAG